One window from the genome of Pelodictyon luteolum DSM 273 encodes:
- the recG gene encoding ATP-dependent DNA helicase RecG: MAESSPLSSLKGMGPKKVAILHDAGLVSFEDLFELFPRRYLDRRVMKPVRDLRAGETATVVGTITAASVDAGQRGRSRFRATLSDGSGTLELTWFRGVRYFARAVVPGETLAVHGKVGYFGARAQMQHPDFDRLGSDRHEDGGSDLSLYNTGRIIPLYPTTEAMKLSGLGSRQLRSLMAQAFELQPPGARENLSRSILDSNSLMPLAEAYREIHFPSSPERLGIAERRMKWTELFYAQLLFALRRHTARHLRQAAVFTHSGEYTSRLYASLPYELTAAQKDAIREIYRDLRSGSPMQRLLQGDVGSGKTAVAMFSMALAADNKLQSVFMAPTEILAVQHWLSMRRFFEPLGLEVALFSGRQPKRLREELLLRLREGDVHVAVGTHALIEDAVRYRELGLVIIDEQHRFGVLQRKALQEKASNPHVLLMTATPIPRTLTMGVFGDLDVSVIRQMPAGRRPVKTIVRPESEQAKVHQFLRREIADGHQGYIVYPLVEASEKTDLQAAVESFGELSGAVFPDLRLGLIHGQMSPEEKDGVMQRFRTGELHILVGTTVIEVGVDVPNATVIIVEHAERFGLAQLHQLRGRVGRGQHPSHCFLLYGKLTGDGRERLQAMESTSDGFVISEMDARIRGAGNVLGKEQSGSLSGLKIADLSLDFDIMQSARSAAFALVEADSRLALPENEPVRRWYMDRYLGRQTLADIG, translated from the coding sequence ATGGCGGAAAGTTCTCCCCTCTCTTCACTGAAAGGGATGGGCCCTAAAAAGGTCGCCATCCTCCATGACGCGGGCCTCGTCTCGTTCGAGGACCTGTTCGAGCTGTTCCCGCGCCGATACCTCGACCGACGGGTGATGAAGCCTGTCAGGGATCTCAGGGCAGGGGAGACCGCTACGGTGGTCGGAACCATTACGGCTGCATCGGTTGATGCCGGACAGCGGGGGCGCTCACGGTTCCGTGCGACTCTCTCCGACGGCTCTGGGACGCTGGAATTGACCTGGTTCAGGGGCGTACGCTATTTTGCCCGCGCCGTCGTTCCCGGCGAGACGCTCGCCGTGCACGGCAAGGTGGGCTATTTCGGGGCGAGGGCGCAGATGCAGCATCCCGACTTCGACAGGCTCGGCAGCGACCGCCATGAGGACGGTGGGAGCGACTTATCCCTCTACAATACCGGCCGCATCATTCCGCTCTACCCGACCACCGAAGCCATGAAGCTTTCCGGGCTGGGGTCCCGCCAGCTTCGCTCCCTCATGGCGCAGGCATTCGAGCTCCAGCCACCGGGCGCCAGGGAGAACCTCAGCCGCTCGATACTTGATTCAAACAGTCTCATGCCGCTCGCCGAAGCATACCGGGAGATCCATTTCCCGTCTTCACCCGAGCGGCTTGGTATTGCGGAGCGCCGGATGAAGTGGACCGAACTATTCTACGCACAGCTGCTCTTCGCGCTCCGCCGCCACACGGCCCGCCATCTCCGTCAGGCAGCCGTCTTCACCCATTCGGGGGAGTACACTTCGCGGCTGTATGCATCTCTTCCCTACGAACTGACCGCTGCACAGAAAGATGCCATCCGGGAGATCTACCGGGACCTGCGCAGCGGAAGCCCCATGCAGCGTCTCCTGCAGGGTGATGTGGGCTCCGGCAAGACCGCCGTAGCAATGTTCTCCATGGCGCTCGCCGCCGACAACAAACTTCAGTCGGTCTTCATGGCACCGACCGAGATCCTTGCGGTGCAGCACTGGCTCAGCATGCGGCGGTTTTTTGAGCCGCTCGGCCTTGAGGTTGCGCTTTTCAGCGGCCGTCAGCCGAAGCGGCTCCGTGAGGAGCTGCTCTTGAGGCTTCGCGAAGGGGATGTGCATGTAGCCGTCGGGACCCATGCGCTGATCGAGGACGCTGTCCGCTACCGCGAGCTCGGACTTGTCATCATCGATGAACAGCACCGGTTCGGGGTCCTCCAGCGCAAAGCCCTGCAGGAGAAAGCCAGCAATCCCCATGTCCTGTTGATGACAGCCACACCCATCCCGAGAACCCTTACCATGGGCGTTTTCGGCGATCTCGACGTGTCTGTGATCCGCCAGATGCCGGCCGGCCGGCGGCCCGTGAAGACCATCGTCCGCCCCGAGTCCGAACAGGCGAAGGTCCACCAGTTCCTCCGCCGTGAAATCGCGGACGGCCACCAGGGCTACATCGTCTACCCGCTTGTGGAGGCGTCGGAGAAAACCGACCTTCAGGCCGCCGTGGAGAGTTTCGGGGAGCTTTCGGGCGCAGTATTTCCTGACCTCCGGCTTGGCCTCATCCACGGCCAGATGAGTCCAGAGGAGAAAGACGGCGTCATGCAGCGCTTCCGCACCGGTGAGCTCCACATCCTTGTCGGCACAACGGTCATCGAAGTCGGCGTTGACGTGCCGAATGCCACCGTCATCATCGTCGAGCATGCCGAGCGCTTCGGGCTTGCCCAGCTCCACCAGCTCCGTGGAAGGGTCGGTCGCGGCCAACACCCCTCGCACTGCTTCCTGCTTTACGGCAAGCTCACCGGGGACGGCCGCGAACGTCTGCAGGCCATGGAGTCTACCAGCGACGGGTTTGTCATTTCCGAAATGGACGCCCGCATCCGCGGTGCCGGCAACGTGCTCGGCAAAGAGCAGTCGGGGAGTCTCAGCGGATTAAAGATTGCGGACCTCAGTCTTGATTTTGATATCATGCAGTCTGCACGAAGTGCGGCTTTCGCTCTTGTCGAAGCGGACAGCCGGCTGGCTCTTCCGGAAAACGAACCGGTGCGCCGGTGGTATATGGACCGCTATCTCGGCCGCCAGACCCTTGCCGACATCGGGTAG
- the rsgA gene encoding ribosome small subunit-dependent GTPase A — MNPDETAGTRSCALPACMVVEAAGAFYMAESPDGTIYRCRTIPLTKTENEGTSLVAVGDMVLLRLSPGEGAVPEAVIVTVLRRHSALCRKRDIRRNRSKEKVQVIAANIDQLVVVSSAFDPPPNLRLIDRYLAFAESEQLEPLLVVNKADLDPMGDAVRSMELYRDLGFRVLHLSAKKGAGMDRFLAALDGRVSAFSGHSGVGKSSLINRILGQQLLTTSRTSIRTGKGVHTTSRSVMLRLPGGGHVIDTPGIREFSLSGISRENLRFFFREFLPLMPSCSFSSCSHTVEPGCAVRSAVSTGLLHPSRYESYLALYEGLEDGD, encoded by the coding sequence ATGAACCCTGACGAGACTGCCGGTACCCGTTCCTGCGCACTTCCGGCCTGCATGGTCGTTGAGGCGGCCGGCGCCTTCTATATGGCCGAATCGCCGGACGGGACCATCTACCGTTGCCGCACCATTCCCTTGACGAAAACCGAAAACGAAGGCACATCACTCGTCGCCGTCGGCGACATGGTGCTGCTCCGGCTCTCTCCGGGAGAGGGGGCTGTGCCTGAGGCCGTCATCGTTACGGTTCTCCGCCGCCACAGCGCCCTCTGCAGGAAGCGGGATATACGGAGGAACCGGAGCAAGGAAAAGGTGCAGGTCATTGCAGCCAACATCGACCAGCTCGTGGTTGTGTCCTCCGCCTTCGATCCTCCGCCGAACCTCCGGCTTATCGACCGATACCTTGCCTTTGCAGAGTCCGAACAGCTCGAGCCGCTGCTTGTCGTCAACAAGGCCGACCTCGATCCGATGGGTGATGCTGTGCGCAGCATGGAGCTTTACCGGGATCTCGGGTTCCGGGTGCTGCACCTGAGCGCGAAGAAGGGTGCCGGCATGGACCGGTTCCTCGCCGCCCTCGATGGCCGGGTTTCGGCGTTCAGCGGACATTCCGGGGTGGGGAAATCGAGCCTCATCAACCGCATCCTCGGCCAGCAGCTCCTCACCACCTCCCGCACCAGCATAAGGACCGGCAAGGGGGTGCACACCACCAGCCGCTCTGTCATGCTCCGCCTCCCCGGAGGAGGCCATGTCATCGATACGCCGGGCATCAGGGAGTTCAGCCTGTCAGGCATCAGCCGCGAAAACCTCCGATTCTTTTTCCGGGAGTTCCTCCCGCTCATGCCCTCCTGCTCCTTCTCGTCCTGCTCCCATACCGTCGAGCCGGGATGCGCTGTTCGCAGCGCCGTTTCGACGGGACTCCTGCACCCGTCCCGCTATGAAAGCTACCTCGCACTCTATGAAGGCCTCGAAGACGGGGATTGA
- the rpmE gene encoding 50S ribosomal protein L31 produces MKSDIHPKYTEVTVVCANCGNSFETRSTRPSIKVDVCSNCHPFYTGKQTLVDTAGRVDRFNKRFAKSTASQAQAK; encoded by the coding sequence ATGAAATCTGATATCCATCCGAAGTACACCGAAGTCACCGTTGTGTGCGCCAACTGCGGCAACTCGTTCGAGACCCGCTCTACCCGTCCGTCCATCAAAGTCGATGTCTGCAGCAACTGCCACCCGTTCTATACCGGCAAACAGACCCTCGTCGACACTGCCGGACGCGTCGACCGTTTCAACAAGCGCTTCGCCAAATCAACAGCATCCCAGGCACAGGCAAAATAA
- a CDS encoding sigma-54-dependent transcriptional regulator has product MGHTILVVEDERVQLESIAGFLLKQGYRVMTADRPAGALVIAGEEAVDLVLSDFRMPGMSGVELLAGLKQLNPDIDVIIMTAFGSVESATEAMKLGAIDYITKPVDLHRLIVMIRNTLERRQLASENRQLRRELAGRTGMAGVVSQSAAMNRVMSIASRAASSSAAVLITGETGTGKELVARALHYGGDRREGPFIAVNCAALPESLLESELFGHEKGAFSGADRQRKGRFEAAAGGTLFIDEVGDIPQSLQVKLLRVLQEKTYERVGSSQSLKADVRIVAATNRDLEAMVADGGFRSDLFYRLNVVPIRIPPLRERREDIGPLVDAFLSRFSTENGKPLCGLSREALDLLMKYPWPGNVRELENVIQQAVVLSRGDTIYMEELPLRVHEPKADIASAADGGFTRRVEAFERALIREALRDAGEVQTRAAELLGISERHLRYKLKKYGMKPG; this is encoded by the coding sequence ATGGGACATACGATTCTTGTCGTTGAAGACGAAAGGGTGCAGCTTGAAAGCATTGCAGGGTTTCTTCTCAAGCAGGGCTACCGGGTCATGACTGCCGACCGACCGGCAGGGGCGCTTGTCATTGCAGGTGAAGAGGCGGTGGACTTGGTGCTGAGTGATTTCAGAATGCCGGGGATGAGCGGCGTGGAGCTGCTCGCCGGGCTGAAGCAGCTCAATCCCGACATCGACGTCATCATCATGACTGCATTCGGCAGCGTCGAATCAGCAACAGAGGCGATGAAACTCGGCGCAATCGACTACATCACCAAGCCTGTCGACCTGCATCGCCTGATTGTCATGATCCGCAACACGCTCGAGCGGCGGCAGCTTGCCAGTGAGAACCGCCAGCTCCGTCGTGAACTGGCCGGCCGGACGGGGATGGCGGGCGTTGTCTCGCAGTCGGCTGCAATGAACAGGGTGATGAGCATTGCCTCGAGGGCAGCATCAAGCAGCGCTGCTGTCCTCATAACCGGCGAGACGGGAACCGGCAAGGAGCTGGTCGCCCGGGCTCTCCACTACGGCGGAGACCGGAGGGAGGGGCCGTTCATTGCCGTCAACTGCGCCGCACTGCCTGAATCACTTCTTGAAAGCGAGCTGTTCGGTCATGAAAAGGGCGCCTTCAGCGGCGCTGACCGTCAGCGGAAAGGCAGGTTCGAGGCTGCTGCGGGCGGGACTCTTTTCATCGATGAGGTCGGCGATATCCCCCAGTCGCTGCAGGTGAAGCTTCTGCGTGTGCTGCAGGAGAAGACCTACGAACGGGTCGGCAGCTCACAGTCACTCAAGGCGGATGTGCGCATCGTGGCTGCCACCAACCGGGACCTCGAGGCGATGGTTGCCGATGGAGGATTCCGCAGCGACCTGTTCTACCGCCTGAATGTGGTCCCTATCCGGATTCCGCCGCTCAGGGAACGGCGTGAAGACATCGGTCCGCTCGTAGACGCCTTTCTTTCGCGCTTTTCGACCGAAAACGGCAAGCCATTATGCGGGTTGTCCCGCGAGGCGCTGGACCTGCTTATGAAATACCCGTGGCCCGGCAACGTCCGTGAACTTGAAAATGTCATCCAGCAGGCGGTCGTGCTCTCCCGCGGCGACACCATATACATGGAAGAGTTGCCGCTGCGGGTTCATGAACCGAAAGCTGATATCGCCTCTGCTGCCGACGGCGGCTTTACCCGGCGGGTCGAGGCGTTCGAACGTGCGCTCATCCGTGAGGCCCTGAGGGATGCCGGCGAAGTGCAGACCCGGGCAGCCGAACTGCTCGGCATCAGCGAGCGGCACCTGCGCTACAAACTGAAGAAGTACGGCATGAAGCCCGGCTGA
- a CDS encoding ATP-binding protein produces MSRIKQFRQRLFLLHPASLGGIFFLLFIVFLTSTLFEYRYRRLEIEHMMEEEASLLIHALTVGAENAVEGYNGNRTILTGSLLGRLRLLDRLDRQKPLTSRALKDIAGRGGMYRINVFDRTGRRIAWNVPPDHAPSLHHRDPKRELEPILSGRVDSLVLGIRQSVSDRGPRLIAAVARSRGGAIVGNVDASELLELRRSIGAGSLIRKIGAGEAGIDYIIWQDTTAILAATPNVSGADPLLADPVLAAALRARKPTTRMTEFDGRPVFEVVNPFYYRGANVGLLRVGLRTDHFNAAFAKLRNRFFMMLGLLFFGGLALFNLVITRRDRALAAGAYQRVSTFSSSMLTSMADAVLSVNGAGALTLLNAAGERLFGVRADDVLGRSAASLSLELASLFAEAASGEFSVMKREFRCRAGGREHVLEGSFSRISEGQGGAEDWQGTVVVLRDLTEHHAMQERLERQGKLTAMGELASGVAHEIRNPLNAIGLIAQRLDIEFTPKEDEAEFRHLLRTVVSEVHRLNAIIQRFLRFARPPALEVVPTDLAAFAADYRAVLEGEASDKGVAFSLSGAPGTVALIDRDQMQQVLLNIVRNAVEATSRGGAVSVSVSADAGSAVIEVADTGKGTTPDERHRMFNLYFTTKDDGTGMGLSIASQIVQSHGGTIEVNDRPGGGTVFRILVPQAPPSGGDS; encoded by the coding sequence ATGAGCCGGATTAAGCAGTTCCGGCAACGACTGTTCCTCCTCCATCCGGCATCCCTCGGGGGTATTTTTTTTCTTCTCTTCATCGTCTTTCTCACCTCTACCCTGTTCGAATACCGATACCGCCGGCTTGAGATCGAGCACATGATGGAAGAGGAGGCCTCGCTTCTTATCCATGCACTGACGGTCGGCGCCGAAAACGCCGTTGAGGGCTACAACGGGAACCGTACGATTTTGACCGGAAGCCTCCTTGGACGGCTCCGGCTGCTCGACCGGCTCGACCGCCAGAAACCGCTGACCTCCCGTGCCCTTAAGGATATTGCCGGAAGGGGCGGTATGTACCGGATCAACGTGTTCGACCGCACTGGCCGGCGCATTGCCTGGAATGTTCCGCCAGACCATGCACCCTCGCTTCACCACCGGGATCCGAAGCGGGAGCTGGAGCCGATTCTGTCCGGCAGGGTTGACTCTCTCGTGCTTGGCATCAGGCAGAGTGTCTCGGACCGGGGCCCCCGGCTCATCGCTGCAGTCGCCAGAAGCCGGGGTGGTGCCATTGTCGGCAATGTCGATGCTTCAGAGCTGCTTGAGCTCCGCCGAAGTATCGGCGCGGGGAGCCTGATACGGAAAATAGGCGCCGGCGAGGCGGGCATCGACTACATCATCTGGCAGGATACCACGGCAATCCTTGCGGCGACCCCGAACGTATCGGGCGCTGACCCGCTGCTTGCCGATCCGGTGCTTGCGGCTGCCTTGAGGGCGAGGAAGCCGACGACGCGCATGACCGAATTCGACGGCAGGCCTGTGTTTGAGGTCGTCAACCCGTTCTATTACCGCGGAGCCAATGTGGGCCTGCTTCGCGTCGGCCTCAGAACCGACCATTTCAACGCGGCCTTCGCCAAGCTCCGCAACCGGTTTTTCATGATGCTCGGCCTTCTCTTTTTCGGGGGACTCGCCCTGTTCAATCTGGTGATTACCAGGCGCGACAGGGCCCTTGCCGCCGGGGCCTATCAGAGGGTAAGCACTTTTTCCTCATCGATGCTTACAAGCATGGCCGATGCGGTGCTGTCGGTCAACGGCGCCGGCGCCCTCACCCTCTTGAATGCCGCAGGTGAACGACTGTTCGGGGTTCGGGCGGATGATGTTCTTGGCAGGTCTGCCGCATCGCTCTCGTTGGAGCTTGCGTCGCTTTTTGCTGAGGCGGCTTCGGGTGAGTTCTCTGTGATGAAGCGGGAGTTCCGCTGCCGGGCCGGAGGGCGGGAGCATGTGCTCGAGGGAAGCTTCAGCAGGATCTCGGAGGGCCAGGGGGGTGCTGAGGACTGGCAGGGGACCGTTGTCGTGCTACGTGACCTCACGGAACACCATGCCATGCAGGAACGACTTGAGCGGCAGGGGAAGCTTACGGCGATGGGTGAACTGGCTTCAGGGGTTGCCCATGAGATCCGCAACCCGCTGAACGCGATCGGTCTCATCGCCCAGCGGCTTGACATCGAGTTTACCCCGAAGGAAGACGAAGCAGAGTTCCGGCACCTTCTCCGGACGGTTGTCTCCGAGGTGCACCGCCTCAACGCCATCATCCAGCGATTCCTTCGCTTCGCACGACCGCCGGCGCTCGAGGTGGTTCCGACAGATCTGGCTGCATTCGCCGCAGATTACCGTGCAGTGCTTGAGGGTGAGGCCTCGGACAAGGGGGTTGCCTTCAGCCTCTCCGGCGCGCCGGGAACGGTTGCCCTGATCGATAGGGACCAGATGCAGCAGGTACTGCTCAACATCGTCCGCAACGCCGTGGAAGCTACATCCCGGGGAGGTGCTGTGTCGGTTTCGGTGTCGGCCGATGCAGGATCGGCTGTCATCGAGGTGGCCGATACCGGAAAAGGAACAACGCCGGATGAGCGTCATCGGATGTTCAACCTCTACTTTACAACGAAGGATGACGGAACCGGCATGGGGCTGAGCATCGCAAGCCAGATCGTGCAGTCCCACGGAGGGACGATCGAGGTGAATGACCGCCCGGGGGGCGGAACCGTATTCAGGATCCTCGTTCCGCAGGCCCCGCCCTCGGGCGGGGATTCCTGA
- the frr gene encoding ribosome recycling factor, with protein sequence MNVKDVSQKSEQKMKKAIEAFQHEIASIRTGKATTALLDRVKVEAYGQTMPLRQVGNVGVSDIHTLLVQVWDKSMVAATEKAIRDANLGLNPAAEGQSIRVSIPPLTEERRKEFVKLTRKFGEDSKVSLRNHRRDMIQEIEKLEKEKAISEDDRNRGKKDADDLLHRFEKQVNELIAQKEKEIMEV encoded by the coding sequence ATGAACGTCAAAGATGTAAGCCAGAAGAGCGAGCAGAAAATGAAAAAGGCCATCGAGGCGTTTCAGCATGAAATCGCTTCGATCCGGACCGGAAAGGCCACAACCGCACTGCTTGACAGGGTGAAGGTGGAGGCCTACGGCCAGACAATGCCGCTCCGTCAGGTCGGCAACGTCGGCGTATCGGATATCCACACCCTCCTCGTGCAGGTGTGGGACAAATCGATGGTCGCCGCCACAGAAAAAGCGATTCGCGACGCCAACCTCGGACTGAACCCCGCCGCCGAAGGACAGAGCATCAGGGTATCCATTCCCCCGCTCACCGAAGAGCGCCGCAAAGAGTTCGTCAAACTCACCAGGAAGTTCGGGGAAGATTCGAAAGTCTCCCTGCGCAACCACCGCCGCGACATGATCCAGGAGATTGAAAAGCTCGAAAAGGAGAAAGCCATCAGCGAAGATGACCGCAACCGCGGAAAAAAAGACGCCGATGACCTCCTTCACCGCTTCGAGAAACAGGTCAACGAACTCATCGCACAGAAAGAAAAAGAGATCATGGAGGTCTGA
- the bchY gene encoding chlorophyllide a reductase subunit Y, which produces MEKKNCKALHPQSMCPAFGGLRVLTRIDGSQVCLAADQGCLYGLTFVSQFYAARKSIISPGLMNAEISGGTMIDDLRRTVEEIALDPSVRLIPVVSTCVAETAGIAEELLPRRAGNAEVVLVRLPAFQIRTHPEAKDVAVATLLERFGDFTAPKKQRSVALIGEIFPLDAMTVGSILQKIGVSSVVTLPGTALEDYREAGRAEVVAVLHPFYEKTADLIRSNGGKIVEGNPIGANATAGWITRIGRALGLESEAVAAVAQEEAAKVRDVMGRFNTLDGRVIVAGYEGNELPVVRLLLEAGLEVPYASTSIAKTPLCMEDDRVISMLGTEIRYRKFLEDDMQAVEEYAPDLVIGTTSLDSFAKERGIPAIYYTNNISARPLFFAAGAATVLGMVAGLLQRKDAWQTMREYFEGTRQGLL; this is translated from the coding sequence ATGGAGAAAAAGAACTGTAAGGCACTGCATCCGCAGTCGATGTGCCCCGCGTTCGGCGGGCTCAGGGTCCTGACGAGGATCGATGGTTCCCAGGTCTGCCTTGCTGCTGACCAGGGGTGTTTGTACGGACTGACCTTCGTGTCGCAGTTTTATGCGGCCCGCAAGTCCATTATTTCCCCCGGGCTGATGAATGCAGAGATTTCCGGCGGTACGATGATCGACGACCTGCGCCGTACGGTCGAAGAGATCGCTCTGGATCCATCGGTCCGGCTGATCCCTGTGGTCAGTACCTGCGTTGCCGAAACGGCCGGCATCGCCGAGGAACTGCTTCCGCGCCGGGCGGGCAACGCAGAGGTGGTGCTCGTGCGCCTGCCGGCGTTCCAGATCCGTACCCATCCGGAGGCGAAGGATGTGGCGGTTGCAACCCTGCTTGAGCGGTTCGGTGATTTCACGGCTCCGAAGAAACAGCGTTCCGTCGCTCTCATCGGTGAGATTTTTCCGCTTGACGCCATGACGGTCGGCAGCATACTTCAGAAAATCGGTGTCAGTTCCGTCGTTACCCTTCCGGGCACGGCGCTCGAGGATTACCGGGAGGCTGGACGGGCAGAGGTTGTGGCCGTGCTCCATCCGTTTTATGAAAAAACGGCGGACCTCATCCGTTCGAATGGCGGAAAGATCGTCGAGGGCAACCCGATCGGAGCCAATGCTACGGCGGGTTGGATCACCCGCATCGGTCGTGCCCTTGGTCTCGAGTCCGAAGCCGTGGCTGCCGTTGCACAGGAGGAGGCTGCGAAGGTACGCGACGTGATGGGCCGCTTCAACACGCTTGATGGACGGGTCATCGTTGCCGGATACGAAGGAAACGAGCTTCCGGTCGTGCGTCTGCTGCTTGAGGCAGGGCTCGAAGTGCCCTACGCATCGACATCAATCGCCAAAACCCCGCTCTGTATGGAGGACGACCGGGTGATCTCGATGCTCGGAACCGAAATCAGGTACCGGAAGTTTCTTGAGGACGACATGCAGGCGGTGGAGGAATACGCTCCCGATCTCGTCATCGGCACCACCTCGCTCGACAGCTTTGCCAAGGAGCGGGGAATCCCGGCCATCTATTATACCAACAATATATCCGCACGCCCGCTCTTTTTCGCGGCCGGGGCCGCAACGGTGCTCGGCATGGTGGCCGGCCTGCTCCAGCGCAAAGACGCCTGGCAGACCATGCGGGAATACTTCGAGGGGACCCGTCAGGGGCTTTTATGA
- a CDS encoding SPOR domain-containing protein — protein MAASDCIERLSGLLALDEGAAGSLLARFSRAMSAELLERGSVAVRGLGSFRISYSPPLRESAESGWVYTAPSNAVVHGRRTGRDQTRYLLRTRLQMDEGDLKRTSRALYKAFSGALGRNGALILPGFGRFREDASGHSVFRLEPGLHELINSDYQDLASIGMDAPLRRRRFASVAGAAALALVCFAAGFLTVRSGVVTDLAHLLTGVFRSEELPQPIPLPPPPAPALSSGSVAENVLLEEGEFTIVLATFTRRPTAIREQARFDSAGITAVVWPARQDGRDYWRLRTGRYRLRSEALEAMHGMPQRIAGGAYIQKVIKRVVSNGEKEL, from the coding sequence ATGGCTGCAAGTGACTGCATAGAGCGCCTCTCCGGCCTTCTCGCGCTTGACGAGGGCGCAGCCGGAAGCCTCCTGGCCCGTTTTTCCCGGGCGATGTCGGCCGAGCTTCTGGAGCGTGGCTCGGTAGCCGTCAGGGGACTCGGCTCCTTCAGGATCAGCTACTCACCTCCGCTGAGAGAGTCAGCTGAGAGCGGATGGGTCTACACCGCACCGTCGAACGCCGTCGTCCATGGCCGTCGGACCGGCCGCGACCAGACCCGGTACCTGCTACGGACCCGTCTGCAGATGGACGAGGGTGACTTGAAGCGGACGTCGAGAGCGCTCTATAAGGCTTTCTCGGGGGCGCTTGGACGCAACGGCGCACTGATCCTTCCGGGGTTCGGCCGCTTTAGGGAAGATGCCTCCGGGCACAGTGTATTCCGTCTTGAGCCCGGCCTTCATGAACTCATCAACAGCGACTATCAGGATCTGGCGTCCATCGGGATGGACGCTCCCTTGCGCCGGAGACGTTTTGCTTCCGTTGCCGGTGCCGCCGCTCTCGCCCTGGTATGTTTTGCGGCGGGGTTCCTCACTGTCCGCTCCGGCGTGGTGACGGACCTGGCTCATCTGCTGACGGGCGTGTTCCGGTCGGAGGAGCTGCCGCAGCCGATACCCCTGCCGCCGCCTCCGGCTCCGGCTCTTTCTTCTGGCAGCGTTGCGGAGAATGTGCTGCTTGAGGAGGGGGAGTTCACCATTGTGCTGGCAACCTTCACGCGTCGCCCGACCGCCATACGGGAGCAGGCCCGGTTTGATTCGGCGGGCATCACGGCGGTTGTGTGGCCGGCACGCCAGGATGGCCGTGATTACTGGCGTCTCCGGACCGGCCGCTACCGGTTAAGGAGTGAAGCGCTCGAAGCCATGCACGGCATGCCGCAGCGGATTGCCGGGGGAGCATATATACAAAAGGTCATTAAACGGGTTGTCTCCAATGGAGAAAAAGAACTGTAA